The following nucleotide sequence is from Patagioenas fasciata isolate bPatFas1 chromosome 9, bPatFas1.hap1, whole genome shotgun sequence.
AGAATCCAACCTGTGGGAAAGGGCCAGGGTTCAAGCACCCACATCACTTGCCTTTTTTTGCATTTCCCAGGTGTCTGGTCGAGCGGGGAGATGTGGCCTTTATTAAACATTCAATTGTCGAGGAGAATGTTGACGGTACGTGTTTGTTCTGTTGCTCGGGACTTGGCAGGGCTGCCTTTCCCTATCTGCATCATTTTTGTTCCCAGTGCAGAAGGCAATATCAGACTTTACCTCCTTGTCCTCTCAATCTCAACCCTTTTACAGGAGAAGCAAAATTCAAACATCAGCAGGTGCTGTCTGCCCAGGATGGCTCTTCCCAGGCATTTCTACAGGGACACTTCCCCACTAATTACTGTTTAATTCCAGCTGCACAGTTATTTAGGTGGTCTCTTAACCCCAGCCACCTGCCTCCACACCTGTGTGCAGCACCCTGGCTCCCTTCTTGCCCAAAAACCAGAAGTGCAGTTGACATTTCTGAAAACAGCAGCTGAGGTTTCCActcatttgtaaaaaaaaatgcagggaagGAGATGTAACTAAATCTCCCAGTTTGACTCGTCCCATTGATTGTTCCTGAGTTTTCTCACAGTCTCGTTCGTACCTGCCGAGTGTCCCAGCGCCAGGGCACACTCAGGCAGGACAAATGTCTCGCGTGGGTGTGGGGAGGCCAACGTTCTTCTGCTCCACGAGGACTCAGAACATCCAAACCAATTCTCTTTGAAGGCAAAAATAAAGAAGACTGGGCCAAAGGTCTGAAGATGGACCAGTTTGAGTTGCTGTGCACTAATGGGCAACGGGCGAATGTCATGGCTTACAGGGAGTGTCACCTGGCCAAGGTTCCTACCCACGCTGTGGTCACGCGTCCCGAGAAAGCAAAGAAAGTCCGCGAGCTGCTGGAGAGACAGGAGGTCGGTAGTGCTGGCAGCGGAAGGAACGTTTTGGGGTTGCTTTTATGTTGAGAGTAATGATGCTCGGAGTTTCACCGAGCTGGATCGCACTGGCTGCTGTTGTTCACGCTGTACTGGTGTCACACGAGATCCTCTGGCCGTGCCCTTGCACTTGGTCTCTAAAATGAAAAATTGTTTAAATGGTTTGAATATTGGGCCCAATGCACAGTAACTTTACTTTCTGGAGAACTCTAGTGTAGTAGACCTTGGCACTACTGCTGTTTCTTCTGACGTCAGAGGCAAGAGTCCACTGGGTCTTATAAATATAAATGATCAGGTCCCCATACTCAGAACTCCCCTCACTCAGTCACAAGCAGATTTATGTGACCCCCACATCAATTGTTTGCACTTACTTCAAGAATTTATCACAAAATAAGATAAAGCTATATTTTACTATGCCCTCCAGCGTACACACAGTCCCACAGCTACTGCTGTACATGTGGCCAGGTTAAACCAGCCTGAAAACTTTAATATTTGCTCCACTGTCAGGGTTTGCTGCCTTGGGCAGTCACGTTCTTTCGCTTCCAGCTCATGGTTAAGGCACAGGATCTGTGGGCAGCATCTGCCGATGGGCTCTCCGTGCAGTGACGTTAAATGGCCATGTCGCCACTGAGAGCCTCCTCCTCTAACCACACTGTCAGAAGATTCAGTCCTAAATTTCTGGAGCTCAGCTGTGGGCTCTCCAGGCTGATGGTGAAGTGCTAGGACCAAGATCTAGGCTTGTGCAAGCTGAATCTTGCCAGCTTTCTACTTTTTACACGCTCTTTGCCTTTGTTTCAGAAATTGTTTGGGACGAAAGGAGTCGACACAGACAGGTTCAAGATGTTTGAGTCTGAAACCAAGGACCTTCTGTTTAAAGACTTGACCAAGTGTCTGGTCAAACTCCGCGAGGGAATCACGTACAAGGAGTTCCTGGGAGATCAATACTACGCTTCAGTCGCCAGCCTCAACACCTGCAATCCATCAGGTAACGGCAACAGCCCCGCGACCAACTCCATGAATTGCAGTTCTCAGCCTTGCAGGCGCAGACAGCTTCTTCTGTAGCTGCCCGCTTAATTTTTTAAACCAAAATGAGGATAACTGTCAGGGCGCAGTGCAATCAGTGCTCAATACACATTTTTCCCTGGCACCCTGAATATATTTCACATGCACCGATGTTGTTGGCACGTCAGGTTGTGTGCTGGTGGGATGAAAAGCAGGATCTGACCTTCTccgcttccctttccctttccagaTCTCCTCCAGGTGTGCACTTTCCTGGAGGACAAGTAGCGAGATGGGAAGGACCCTTTGCTGGAAGGGAAGGAAACTTCAAGCCACGACTCCTCTCGTGCCCTCAGCACCCACCACCCACCCGCCGAGGGGCCTCTGCCTCCCCTGCTTTCTCTGCCCTTCCTCATCGCTCTCAAAGCGGCCGCTGGAGGCTTCACCCTTCTCTGCTGCCACCACAGCAAGAAATAAAATCTTAAATCCAAAGGGGTGTCCTGAGGTTTTTCCAAATGATCCTTATTCCTGGGTGTCTCTCACTGGAGCACGGTGCCAGGTTTGGTGGTTGCATTTAAGGTTTTCCTGCCCATTAGAGAAGTTGGTTTCAATGTTTGCTGAAGCGAAATGGATTAAATACGCCCTGGAGCCTAATGAACAGATGTTTTGTACTCTCTGTGCTTTTGTTTCACCCAGCTCATCCCGTTTTCTCCCCAGCAGGTAAGGTTGCCCCGTATGGTTGGGACAcaggaggagggagagctggAGGGTGATGTGGGGCAAGTTCCTTTCCCCAGGTTTCCCACAGCAGACATTCAGGCATGGAATCCAGAAATTCCTCTAAAATAAGTAATTTATTCCCAAGGCGCAGCGTAGAGCAGCTCGAGCCGGTGCCTCCTGGACAGGAACCCTCAGCAGGAAAAGACTTGGACAATTCCACCCCCAATCCCACAGCTGCAAACAGGCCCGTCCTGTCCCTTCACTGGCCGCAGCTCCCCTGGTCTTCCagcttgaagactctgaggccttttttacACAATGGAAAAGAAATTCCAAAGGTTCACAGCTTGAAGAAATTCTGCTGAGCAAACTTACTTAGGATAAGCGGGTTCTACACAAGCAGTTTCTGACCAAATTCCATCAGAAGCAGCACAGCAAATAATTCCATAAGCTCAGGCGGTCTGTGCCCTAacagatggaaaaggaaaaatatcaaaccaaacaaaaaatatacaGTGGTTGTAAGGTGGAAAGTGTGAATAGAAACCACTGGACGTGACCCGAATCCTTAACTAATCGTAGGTAATTATAATATTAAAATACACCCTTGCCTTGCGAGTAATGAGCACGCTAATTAGGAAACCTccctacattttaaaaatgtgacaCTAGATGCATGGGCACAGAGTGTGATTGTGGGCGGCAAAGGAAATTGTTATTCACGGATCAGCTGTGTCTTGTAACCACAAATATCAGCGGAATCGGGCCCAGGGGGTGCTGGCTGCAATAAATTATTTGTCCCCGATTCTGCAGGATTGAAATAAACCCAACTATCAGCTCTGGGTGCAGCTTGGCTGGTTGAACGCTGGCTGCTGATCCCACatttaccctgtttccctgaaaataagacaaggCCTTATATTAAGTTTTGTTCCAAAAGGTGCATTAGGTCTTAGGGggtgtcttatttttccatgaacaacaatctacatttattcaaatacagtcaTGTCGACATCTTCTGGAACATCATCATAACTCTCCAAACcccatctgtcctgctgcattccaTTGccaattaatattattttttacaCATATcgaagctgccaaattaatgtacactgtgattaagttataaaagatgtacccatcattaaccaattgacatgagacAAACGCTTTCTGACCACCTAAAAAACAagaggatatttttcaagttttagctccttctccatgacaagagggagacagaagattaagcaataacattgtttagaagcagagtgcttagcttacatttaactaataattaataggtgtattgtaagtaagaaactaaacaattataactaactacATCAATTGTTtgttagtatagatgtatgtaaacattttcaaaaattgtaacgcatatgtaataattatatgaatataagcaacgcaagaacGTCCAGtgtttggagcacttatggaggatgatccccagcgctgataaaataaagaatgacgCTTAAGAGTGCAATTGACTCTGCTGTGAAGTTTAGTTCTCCGTTTCAGTATAGCTGCTTGGGCActgtttaaattgactttttaaatgagctgtggctagggcttatttttgcagTAGGGCTTGTGTTTTAAGCACgcttaaaaataattacaaaatcatgttggggcttatttttggggtgggGACAACACGTTTCTCCCCGCCAAGGAACTACAACTCCCATGAGCCCCCGCGCTCCCACCGCCCCTTCCCGCCACACCGCAGGGCCGGAAGCGGAAGTGGCCGTAGCGGCGACGTGGGCAGGCATGGCGGGCATGGCGGGCGCGCTGGAGCCGCACATGGAGACGCTGCGGCGGGAGCTGCTGGCGCCCGACCCCACCGTGCTTTCCGTGCTGCTGGCGCTGATCGCCGTCGCCATCACCATCCGTGAGTCGCGGCCCGCGGGGGAACCGCCTCCCTCAGTCCCCCGGTGTTGTgccgcggggggggcggcggacTGAGGCGCTCCCCGCTCTCTCCGCAGTGCTCTGGAGGTTCGTGCAGGGCAGGAGGAGCGGCCGGAGggcggtgctgctgctggggctctgcGACGCGGGGAAGACGCTGCTGTTCGCCCGGGTGAGCGGGGAGTCGGGGGTGGGGGGAGCCCCGGGCGGTCTGTGCTGCGGGGTGGGCGGTTTGCAGGTGTGTGAGGAACGTTTAACGAAGAACTGACGCCTGAGCCCAGCAGCGGGGAAGGACCGAGACACATCTGACTgtgaatctttaatgtaaaacacagtctcttcccggaatatatactgatacctgcaTGTATACTGATACCCGTATTCACAAGTTAATGtagggggaaggaccgagagacataaGGCTatgatccttaatgtaaaacacagtctcttcccagaatatatactgataccttcATGTATGCTAATACCTGtatgcatactgatacctgtatttacaagtcaaTTTAGTTGGAagggtagccaaagtaccaggaatccacaCTTTAAGTAGTTTGACAAGAGGAAGGGTATTGTctgaggcaggggctggtggtctgtaaaccctgcagtaccaaccaatagggaacaggggagggaaattgcagcagggattttggggggctataagcaggggctttttgccctattgtGTGTGCTGACCgttaggtagaacacctggtgtTGCAGtatcgttattaaaaaaaattgctttgctgggatatcctgcctgagcctattatatttgcaaaataattgcttCCTACATGTGTATTCTCTTCCTTCTTATTTTTAGCGACGTGGATATTCCATATACCCATAGATGGTATGTGGTTTTGTATTGTGTTAGTATATTTATAGATGGctcgtccagctctggggtcctcagcacaggacagacatggacctgctggagagggaccagaggagccacaagaatgatccgaggctggaacagctctgctgggaggacaggatgagagagttggggtgttcagctgcagaagagaagctccggggagaccttattgcagccttacAGTGCTTAAAAGGAGCCcataagaaaaatggggacaaacttgtcagcaggacctgttgtgacaggacaaggggtgatggttttaaactaaaggagggagattcaggctggacatgaggaagaaattgttgtccctgagggtggtgagagcctggcccaggttgggcagagaggtggtggatgaaccatccctggagacatcccaggccaggctggacggggctctgagcaacctgagctggtgaagatgtccctgctcatggcagggcgggcactggggaagctgggaaggtcccttcaacccaaaccattctgtgctttttttctctAATAAGTGCTTTTTCAAATTCTGCGGATGGAAAAAATGTAATTGTTTTGTGCGTGTCAGAGTTGAAATCAGATATTTGAAGTCTGCTACCAGCATTTCAGTTTCTAGATGGAGGAAACATGATGCCAGGATTCCTCCGGCCTcctttttctgaaaatgaatttcttttatttttttcccacagcTGTTGACAGGTAAATACCGCGATACCCAGACTTCTATAACCGACAGCTCCGCAGTTTACAGAGTCAGCAGGGACAAGGTGAGCAGGGGGTTTTAGCTGtacctttgcttttctgcttcctgTGCTAAACTtaccttaaatttgagaaagaacttcttctcagtgagggtaacagagcactggaacaggctacccagggaggttgtggagtctccttccctgcagacattcaaagcccgcctggacacattcctgtgcgacctcacctgggcgttcctgctccaggaggggggattggactagatgatcttttgaggtcccttccaatcccaaacatactgtgatactgtgatactgtgtgatacctTGATGCTTTTTGTGCTGCTGAGTCCTCCCAGCCTGAAATCAGCCCCCCATTTGGGCTGAGATGGGATTTTTCCAGACAGTTCACGCTGGGAAAGTAGGAAAATACTGAGAGGTATTATGGACTTATCACCTGTgcggtttctttttattttgcttgtcAAATTGTGAAACCTTTTTTGACTGAAAACCACATCTGTGTGATGGGTTTTGAAAGCTGGGTAGCGTGTGGTATTTtttctgtagcaaaaaaaaaaggagctgctTTTACAAGTCAAGTAAAATGGCACAGCCCTGAGAGGAGAGCGGTACGGCTAGGAGCAGGAGGGAGGTCTGCGAGGGAACGTTGTTCTGTCGTGTTTGGTTTATTTGCTTGGCGGTAATTTCTGTCTCTCCCAAGAAAATGTGAATTTAAGAGTTTTAGCAGGCTTGAAAAGAGCCTCCAGCTGAACTTCATGTGATCCCAGAAAGGATTTGGCTAcattcagctcctgggctgccaCGGACGTGGTTGTTTTCAGTTTGTGGCAATCTCTTTAGATTCAGGAGAGTGTTTTCTGGTGGTGGGTGCACATGTGGCAGTGAGAACAGCACCGTATGTGCTGGGGAGCTGTGGAAGTAGAGGATGTGGCTTCTTTATGTCAATCTTCagcaataaaattatttaaaaatgctATAAACTTGAAGGGAAGtggagactttttcttttttttaatgtatttgtgtcTTTTTAAGGTGGAGCGTATGAAGGGGAGAGGCACTAGCATGCTGCAGTGTGGAttactgcttttctttatttaaattgtAGGTGAGGTTTCCATTAAAATCCAGGAGCAGTGAGAGGATGGGACCTTGTGTAGTGTTCTCTCCTCTCAAGAGATCCCCTTATTGTGAGAGCTGTAACGTGTCACTCTTTGGCCCCACTTGATCAGGAGCGTGAGAGGCGTTTATTCTCTTTAATGTCACTGCTGTGGAAAGGGAAATGTTGGCAGTTTTCCCTTAAAGTATTTTGCGAAGGCATTTTTGTGTTATTCCCAGCAAAATTTTGTGTGTTCAGGTGAACTTGCAGTTGGGTGGATTGTGTGCCTGACTGGATAACTTGGTTCAGAGACAGTGGGATTAGCGACAGGGACTTGCAGGACAGGAGTTTGTGGGTTTGCTGTCAGGGACAGTTTAaatgtgctgctgtgcagtggcTGCAGAGGGGACTGCGGGTGAGAAATGGGCTGAATATTCTCATGCCAAGAAGgttcttgaggtgctggagcgagtggagagaagggaatggagctggtgagaggctggagcacaagtgtgatgggagcagctgagggacctggggggttcagctggagaacaggagctgaggggagaccttctgatctctgaactgcctgaaaggagcttggagccaggggggtcgggctctgctccccaggaacaagcgccaggagcagaggaaagggcctcaagttgcgccaggggaggttgaggttggatctggggcacaatttcttccccaaagggctgtggggcattggaacaggctgcccagggcagtgctggagtcaccatccctggagggttggacagacggacatgaggttctgagggacatggggcagtgccaggggtgggggaatggttgtaCTCGATGAttttgaggatctcttccaaccaaagtgatctGCTGATTCTGTTCTATGGTTCTCTTTTCTCTGCGGTCGTGCCCTGTCCTCTCAGCTCGAGTGGTTTGCTGGTGTTGGTCGCCTCCTTCCTGACTCCTGGCCAGCAGTGTCATTCCTTGGTGTTTCTTTTGCTGGGCAGAATTATTTGGGCTGCTGGAGGGGCTGCACCACAGGGAGAGTTACGTGCTCCTCCCAGGGTGGGGATTCACCCCCACTTCTGCCCCAGCGCCAGGTTAACTGGAATCCACTGGTTTTCCATGTAAGCCAGACTGGTTTTCCGTGATCGTGGCTACCCCTAGATGAGGTGTTGCTAATTCCTTCTCGCTTCTGTTCCCAGAGTACTAATGTGACCTTAATCGACCTTCCAGGCCATGAGAGTTTGCGGCTTCAATTTTTGGAGAGGTTCAAGGCTGCAGCCAGGTAACCTGGAGGGGTTTGGCAGGGGAGGAGGGTACAGGTGGTGTTTCAGAGAGGGATAAACCAACTGATGGTGCTGGGGAAGATGATTGCAGAGCTCGAGACCCAGCCTGTgttcttccctctttcctccagAGCCATCGTTTTTGTGGTGGACAGTGTGGCCTTCCAGCGCGAGGTGAAGGATGTGGCCGAGTTCCTGTACCAGGTGCTGGTCGACAGCACCGTGCTCAAAAACGCGCCCGCGCTGCTGATCGCTTGCAATAAGCAAGGTATTGTGTACTGGGGGGTTTGGTCCTTGAGCCGTAGGGGATGCTGAATTTCTTAGGATCTGGGATTTCAGCAAAACAAAGGCTGGAGATTGGCTGTAAACTTGGACTACTCAGCAGGAGCCGTTGGAAGAGTTCTTAGGTCAGGTGTGTCAACTACCTTTGCACTGCTTGGGAGATCTGCAGCTTTTGAGGGGAGCTGAAGTGAGGCAGGCAGCTTTCTGCTTGTGCAGAACTGTCTTATGAATCTGCAGGCAGCAGAAAACAGGATCAACTTGAGCATAATGAACTCTGTACACACTTGGTAGCTTCAGTGttaaaatcagacagctgtttagCTCCTGAGATTCTGTGTTTTCTCTTGATTGGACTAGAAAGAACATCCAGTTCCAGAAAAGGGTAGATTTTCAGATCCCTACAGCTTTTACAGTGGAAGAGTGGATCCCTGTGTAACAATGTGAAGCTTTTGGGCAGTATGAGGTTTGGTTTTCTTAATTCTTTCCTGCGATGCGTTAAGAGCTGCCCGAGGTGTTCCTGGCCCCACGTGCCCTGGGTTACAAAGTGCGGTGCTGCGCTGGGTGATGCCAGGAGAGTGCTGATGTATTTGTGTCTTTTTAATATGGAGCAGGCAGGTTTTTGGAGGGGGGGAGGCCCAAGGGGCTGAGATGTCAAGCTCCCTGCTCTGTCTGCGAGAAGAAAATTCCCCATGTTATATCAGACATTTTTGGGTTGCTCCCATTCACCCAAAGCTCCAGACACAGATCTGTTTGTCCCAGTAACTCTTCTGACTGCCTTTAGCAGAGGGAACCAGGTTCTGACATGACACCAGAGAGctcatttccttttctcttctctctctagaTATCACAATGGCAAAATCGGCAAAACTCATtcaacagcagctggagaaggagctgtaagTATGAAACTGGATCTGAAACCCTCTGAGCTTTGtctcccttctcctttctgtCTGTTTGAACTCCCTTGAGCCACATCCAAGTTCCCTGTAGAAAGAGAACAGCCTGTTTTGTCCGTGCAGGTGTAGAAAGGATGAGAGAAGATCACTCCTTGCTAAAGTAGACAAAAAAGCGGAGGCACAGATGATGTCTTTCCTCCTAGGAGCTGTGGGCTGGAGAAACAACATTCCAATCCTGTCTTTGGGTGGGACCCCTCTCTtggctccctgtcccccccaggaaGGACATTCCCCTGGGATGACAAATGATGTGTGATCTGTTGGTAATTTTAAGTTCTAAGCGGAAGAGGAGAAAGTGGTTTGTAGGTTGTGCTACTTTGGAAGCTGCCAGCAGAATGAGCTGCTGGCAAGTCCATCTGGGGAGGGGGCAAGTAGAAGattatttttttggtttattttagctgtatttaATCTCTTTGCTTGAAGATTCTGCCTGCGAGTCCCATAATTGTAGTTGGATCAGATCAGCTGTGGGAGAGACCTGTGCAGCTTTTGTGCTGTGGTGAATTTAGCAGAGATTTTACTTCCCCACACATGCTCAGAACTGGATATTTCGCCCGTGGAGCCTGTTTGCTGGCGCTCTCGGGGGCAGGAGTGGAGCTCTTTGCTCTCCAAACAAATGCGCGTTCACGGGACACGTCCGCCTTGTTGCCGATCACCTTGGCCAGCAGACGGCAGCATGGTTACTTGTGTTCTTCTAGGCTGAATACCTGACGTTCCCGGTTTTACGGGAGGAATTAGTTGCTGCATATTGAAGTTCTCCAGGAAATTAAAGCATTCCTTGGTTCTGATGTTGAGGATTTAGTGGTTACCCGTATGTAGAAGTTGCGTTTCCAAGCGATGTTATTCCCTGGATTGCAGAATCCTCTCCCTGCGCCGCTGTGCTTGCATGTCTTTGTGTGGAGAACCCAAGGAGATGTGTGATCTCATTCCTCAACTCACACCTCTGGGGAGTGTTGTTCTTCCCCTGGACTCTGTGAATTTGCTCCTTTGTGTGAataaggagcagctggggctggcagagAGCAGGTACTGGCAGAGCACTCTGTCTCCTGGAGAGATGGAGTGGCCCATCCATGAGGCTCTGTAAGTGACCTGGGGAACAAAGGTTGTTTGTGTATGTGCCTGCTGCAGCCCCTTGGCTTCCCCAGCCTGGCATTTTGGGACCTCAGAAGCAGTCACACCGTAGCACTGCTGCATCTCTTGGGCTGTTGCAACTCCCTGTGCTGTCTCTGCCTTGGATGTCTGATGATCATTGCTGGGCCCTGCACTTGTGTCACAACAACCCCTGTGAACGCTCCAGGCTcgaggaagagcggctggaaagtgcctggaggaaaaggatctgggggtgttggtgacagtgtctgaacatgagccagtgtgtgctcaggtggccaagaggccaccagcatcctggcaggtaccagcactggtgtggccagcaggcccagggcagtgaccgaacctgtgctgggacctggggaggccaaaccgccaatcctggtggcagttttgggccactcacgccaagaaaggccttgaggtgctggagtgagttgagagaagggaacggagctggtgaggggctggagcacaagtgtgatgggagcgtctgagggacctgggggttcagctggagaacaggagctgaggggagaccttctgatctctgaactgcctgaaaggagcttggagccggggggggtcgggctctgctccccaggaacaagcgccaggagcagaggaaacggcctcaagttgcgccaggggaggttgaggttggatctggggcacaatttcttccccaaagggctgtggggcattggaacaggctacccagggcagtgctgcagtcaccatccctggagggttggacagatggagatgaggttctgagggacatggggcagtgccaggggtgggggaatggttggactcgatgatcttggtggtctcttccaactaaaatggttTTATGATTCTGTCCTTGCACCCGGCACGTGGCAGGGAGTTGGGATGCTGGGGAAAGCTGAAGGGCGGGCACAGCAGTGACATTGCAGTGTGGTCCTTGGGCAGATCATACTTGATCCACCTCTCAGTCCCCAGAGGTGTCCGATGCACTCAGGTGGCAGTGGGGTGAGCCACTGCGCGGTCCCTGATATCACAGTGCCTCTCTCTTCCCAGTTAGCCCATTAAAGTAGTGCAGATCTTGAGCTCTGGAGGCTAAACCGTGTGTAATTCCTGGTGTCTCCtgtggggatattgggggactTCAGATGGAGGACATCACTGTGCTGTTCATTACAGAACAAAACCTGGTTGAGCACGTTTCCTTGGGTGGTCTCCTGTCTGTCTTGCTGTCTTGAGTCTCTGCAGTTGTGCCTTCCAGCAGATATTTAGAAGTGGCCAAAGTGCTTGTGTCCCCCAGGGCAGAGCCCTGTGTGTGCCTCTGGGACCTTCTGTCCTTGCTGACAGAGCTGGCTCCAGCACACCCCTGCAGTCCTGGTGTAGGTAGAATCACCAAAGGGACTGTGAAAGCTCCCctggtgccacccctgccatgagcagggacatcttcaccagctcaggttgctcagagccccgtccagcctgccctgggatgtctccagggacggttcatccaccacctctctgcccaacctgggccaggctgtcaccaccctcagggacaacaattccttccccatgtccagcctgaatctccctcctttagtttaaaaccatcattctTTGTcttatcataacaggccctgctgacaagtctgtccccatctttc
It contains:
- the SRPRB gene encoding signal recognition particle receptor subunit beta — its product is MAGMAGALEPHMETLRRELLAPDPTVLSVLLALIAVAITILLWRFVQGRRSGRRAVLLLGLCDAGKTLLFARLLTGKYRDTQTSITDSSAVYRVSRDKSTNVTLIDLPGHESLRLQFLERFKAAARAIVFVVDSVAFQREVKDVAEFLYQVLVDSTVLKNAPALLIACNKQDITMAKSAKLIQQQLEKELNTLRVTRSAAPTSLDTTGGPAQLGKKGKDFDFSQLPMKVEFVECSARGSKGEEGDADFEGLEKWLAKVA